The following are from one region of the Sandaracinus amylolyticus genome:
- a CDS encoding crotonase/enoyl-CoA hydratase family protein has protein sequence MTFEVTGRIARITLNRPKRGNGITMDMPRELAACVERANLDPAVHVIALSGNGSGFCGGYDLVESAEQFAAISPRTSERSTLGSDDPSRLPGSPLDPAVQMQNHVPNSAWDPMVDYAMMSRNVRGFMSLFHGEKPVVCKVHGFCVAGGTDMALCSDLLVIADDAKIGYPPARVWGSPTTSIWVHRLGIEKAKRLLFTGDCLSGKEAHEWGLAIESAPPDRLDERFEILLARIAKMPINQLVMMKLLLNQTLMAQGLHTTQLVGTVFDGLTRHTEEGYAFQQRAAEVGFKQAVRERDEPFGDFGLSTYKGRPQ, from the coding sequence ATGACCTTCGAGGTCACCGGGCGAATCGCGCGCATCACGTTGAACCGCCCGAAGCGCGGCAACGGCATCACGATGGACATGCCGCGCGAGCTCGCGGCGTGCGTGGAGCGCGCGAACCTCGATCCGGCGGTGCACGTCATCGCGCTCTCGGGCAACGGCTCCGGGTTCTGCGGCGGCTACGACCTCGTCGAGAGCGCCGAGCAGTTCGCGGCGATCAGTCCGCGAACGAGTGAGCGGAGCACCCTCGGGAGTGACGACCCCTCGCGTCTCCCGGGCTCACCGCTCGATCCCGCGGTGCAGATGCAGAACCACGTGCCGAACAGCGCGTGGGATCCGATGGTCGACTACGCGATGATGAGCCGCAACGTCCGCGGCTTCATGAGCCTCTTCCACGGCGAGAAGCCGGTCGTGTGCAAGGTGCACGGCTTCTGCGTCGCGGGCGGCACCGACATGGCGCTGTGCTCCGATCTGCTGGTGATCGCCGACGACGCGAAGATCGGATATCCGCCGGCGCGCGTCTGGGGCTCTCCCACGACGTCGATCTGGGTGCACCGCCTCGGCATCGAGAAGGCGAAGCGCCTCCTCTTCACCGGTGATTGTCTCTCCGGAAAGGAAGCGCACGAGTGGGGCCTCGCGATCGAGTCGGCACCGCCGGATCGGCTCGACGAGCGGTTCGAGATCCTGCTCGCGCGGATCGCGAAGATGCCGATCAACCAGCTCGTCATGATGAAGCTGCTGCTCAATCAGACGCTGATGGCGCAGGGGCTCCACACCACGCAGCTCGTCGGGACGGTCTTCGACGGGCTCACGCGCCACACCGAGGAGGGCTACGCGTTCCAGCAGCGCGCCGCCGAGGTGGGGTTCAAGCAGGCGGTGCGAGAGCGCGACGAGCCCTTCGGCGACTTCGGCCTGTCGACTTACAAGGGCCGGCCTCAATAG
- a CDS encoding PaaX family transcriptional regulator C-terminal domain-containing protein, producing MTPPNPRDLILKLLLGAEGASFSARDAVAACALFGIRENNARVALVRLSATGMIEGTGRGAYRIGPSSSDLAEEVRAWRTAESRVRKWSGAWLVVHSAALLRSDRAAWRRCDRALRMLGFRELEKDLFVRPDNLAGGVKSVRARLRKLGLAADAPVFSADEFDDELDARARSLWNADALTESYARTRRELERWLHRMHTLDPEVAARESFLLGSDAIRQLVFDPLLPDPLVDVDERRAFVDVVLRFDEAGHAIWQTVLGASPKEIP from the coding sequence TTGACGCCTCCGAACCCGCGTGACCTCATCCTGAAGCTGCTCCTCGGGGCGGAGGGCGCGTCGTTCTCCGCGCGCGATGCAGTCGCGGCGTGCGCGCTCTTCGGCATCCGCGAGAACAACGCGCGGGTCGCGCTGGTGCGGCTCTCGGCGACCGGGATGATCGAGGGCACCGGGCGCGGCGCGTACCGCATCGGGCCGAGCTCTTCGGATCTCGCCGAGGAGGTCCGGGCCTGGCGCACCGCCGAGTCTCGCGTCCGGAAATGGAGCGGCGCGTGGCTGGTCGTGCACTCGGCCGCGCTCCTGCGGAGCGATCGCGCCGCGTGGAGGCGATGTGATCGCGCGCTGCGGATGCTCGGATTCCGCGAGCTCGAGAAGGACCTCTTCGTGCGCCCCGACAACCTGGCGGGCGGCGTGAAGTCGGTCCGGGCGCGGCTGCGCAAGCTCGGGCTCGCCGCCGACGCGCCGGTGTTCTCGGCCGACGAATTCGACGACGAGCTCGATGCACGGGCGCGCTCGCTCTGGAACGCCGATGCGCTCACCGAGTCGTACGCGCGGACGCGCCGCGAGCTCGAGCGCTGGCTCCATCGCATGCACACGCTCGATCCCGAGGTCGCGGCGCGCGAGTCGTTCCTCCTCGGCAGCGACGCGATCCGACAGCTCGTGTTCGATCCGCTGCTGCCCGACCCGCTGGTCGACGTGGACGAGCGGCGCGCGTTCGTCGACGTGGTGCTGCGCTTCGACGAGGCCGGACACGCGATCTGGCAGACCGTGCTCGGCGCATCGCCCAAGGAGATCCCATGA
- a CDS encoding fatty acid desaturase family protein: MPANTIKTVGRIFTRDEIRMLNECSNTMGLLAVGSTWAVIALTFAVLAWASTQPAWIAIPTFALGLVVLGGRHLALAILHHDAAHQSLFRSRWLNDFVGDWLCARPVWNDLAKYRAHHFVHHRKTSQPEDPDLSLIEPFPTTRASLMRKLARDLVGLTGLKYLLGRVLMDAGVVRWTVASDVVWLPREGRRWWSYPLEFVKNAWGMMLTNALLLAASWASGHALLYAVWVLAYLTPYPLFLRIRSLAEHACTERSTDMFANTRTTRAGWLARMTVAPIRVNYHLEHHVLPGVPFFRLPLLHRMLRERRVVADPPGYLDVLRIVSSGAPRDASTARP; encoded by the coding sequence ATGCCGGCGAACACGATCAAGACCGTCGGGCGCATCTTCACGCGCGACGAGATCCGGATGTTGAACGAGTGTTCCAATACGATGGGGCTGCTCGCGGTGGGCTCGACCTGGGCGGTGATCGCCCTGACCTTCGCGGTGCTCGCGTGGGCCAGCACGCAGCCTGCGTGGATCGCGATCCCGACGTTCGCGCTCGGCCTCGTCGTGCTCGGCGGGCGTCACCTCGCGCTCGCGATCCTGCACCACGACGCCGCACACCAATCGCTCTTCCGCTCGCGCTGGCTGAACGACTTCGTCGGTGACTGGCTCTGTGCGCGCCCGGTCTGGAACGACCTCGCGAAGTACCGCGCGCATCACTTCGTGCATCACCGCAAGACGAGCCAGCCCGAGGATCCCGATCTCTCGCTGATCGAGCCGTTCCCCACGACTCGCGCCTCGTTGATGCGCAAGCTCGCGCGCGATCTGGTCGGGCTCACCGGCCTCAAGTACCTGCTCGGCCGCGTGCTGATGGACGCGGGCGTCGTGCGGTGGACCGTCGCGAGCGACGTGGTCTGGCTGCCGCGCGAGGGCCGTCGCTGGTGGAGCTATCCGCTCGAGTTCGTGAAGAACGCCTGGGGGATGATGCTCACCAACGCGCTGCTCCTCGCCGCGTCCTGGGCGAGCGGGCACGCGTTGCTCTACGCGGTCTGGGTGCTCGCGTACCTCACGCCGTATCCGCTCTTCCTGCGCATCCGCTCGCTGGCCGAGCACGCGTGCACCGAGCGGAGCACCGACATGTTCGCGAACACCCGCACCACGCGCGCCGGCTGGCTCGCGCGGATGACGGTCGCGCCGATCCGCGTGAACTACCACCTCGAGCACCACGTGCTGCCGGGCGTGCCGTTCTTCCGGCTGCCGCTCTTGCATCGCATGCTGCGCGAGCGGCGCGTGGTCGCCGACCCGCCGGGCTATCTCGACGTGCTCCGGATCGTGTCGTCGGGCGCGCCGCGCGATGCGAGCACGGCGCGCCCCTGA
- a CDS encoding DUF3857 domain-containing protein, with amino-acid sequence MAVAALLIVACGGAQHAGQNEGIDAIRRRAEERPNDPAAQAAWAEAELFMAGGDGEAAERAIARARQLDPESAEIEFLHAMERQLHGDLDESLDAHLRTIALARAGRTPLAASLAEVSVAFVLEFDDAVPDYARRVRDALTPIHAEPGAIGPSARHGIGSALSELAYRDGNLDAVRAISTAQGCSSSWRVAGPFGPRHLLGFDQQLAPEEPGPLAETYDLGPGRGTRPTRALDPRACSLHLGNGPVAGPGTTYAETEITVPAAGEYLVRLESPNSVELTVDDARVTRIDRRSEMISRITYHPVQLTAGTHRVMVKTATRHPNPLLVLSVLPASTFGDDFGDEAPAADRPLGVALRAARAIARADFVGARETLAPHLRDDQATGAMLVLGSIVALSDPLTGQQVAADEGRRLLTLAAERDPRAWYPRMQLANLEPDELTKIRMLRDAIQQWPEVLVLPLTLIDVLEARGWEAQTDAAITLARQVAPTACRPRRAALNAALRRGRSSEVGELSEALVACDARSDARLQHAVRQRRWEDAQREVARIASLEPQSSRYQTADAELTLARQRGDDAAVARLLTELAELRPRAEAVVMMQADRMLAAGDAQAAHQRIEAALREEPESMGDLRRILRAIGGASPIEAFRQDGARVIREYEASGHSYDGPKVLVLDYTVVRVFDDGSQLELTHQIVRVQSEEAVDDEGEFSPPEDAQLLTLRTIKADGRRLEPDEIQGKDTISMPNLAVGDYVEYEYLRASPAPGGFPNGALGDRFYFASFEVPFDRSELTVISPLAMELEVDPRGPAPETETTTEDGLRVRRWRVRESRPHTQEPGAVAAREYLPSILWAHNATWPAYVESLRDVLADREVRDPAHVRLVREIVGQDGNASPEQRARRIYQWVLTNVEDTNDPFGQAATMVHARTGNRSRVLLYLLHIAGIDADLALARSFAGDATQSDVADDETYAFLVVRMQGSSGPNWLWPGARGAPFGFLPLEPMIRGQQALVLDERGERTTVGDPGIESDLTNIELDVRLDGEGGAHVEVVETFRGAAAVAWRNQLEGVPAAHLEEIFERQYVARIAGGARMTELRITGREDAEQPLVLHYAFDVARLGRLTGDAHLVPQLYSLELASSYAPLARRATTQVMPGGARDVTMRVHLPEGAQAPVLPDERTMGGPSGMQATWRASAQGNVVTVERRVRLPRARVTPEQYPELARFARAYDEAEAIELRVGM; translated from the coding sequence ATGGCCGTTGCCGCGCTGCTGATCGTCGCGTGCGGCGGCGCGCAGCATGCCGGGCAGAACGAGGGCATCGACGCGATCCGTCGTCGCGCCGAGGAGCGTCCGAACGATCCCGCCGCGCAGGCGGCGTGGGCGGAGGCCGAGCTCTTCATGGCGGGCGGTGACGGCGAGGCCGCGGAGCGCGCGATCGCGCGGGCGCGCCAGCTCGACCCCGAGAGCGCGGAGATCGAGTTCCTGCACGCGATGGAGCGCCAGCTCCACGGTGATCTCGACGAGTCGCTCGACGCGCACTTGCGCACGATCGCGCTCGCGCGCGCCGGTCGCACGCCGCTCGCGGCCTCGCTCGCCGAGGTCTCGGTGGCGTTCGTCCTCGAGTTCGACGACGCGGTGCCCGACTACGCGCGCCGGGTGCGCGACGCGCTGACCCCGATCCACGCCGAGCCCGGCGCGATCGGTCCTTCGGCGCGCCACGGGATCGGGTCGGCGCTCTCGGAGCTCGCTTACCGCGACGGGAACCTCGACGCGGTGCGCGCGATCTCGACCGCGCAGGGCTGCTCGAGCAGCTGGCGCGTCGCGGGGCCCTTCGGTCCGCGGCACCTGCTCGGGTTCGACCAGCAGCTCGCGCCCGAGGAGCCGGGACCGCTCGCCGAGACCTACGATCTCGGGCCGGGACGCGGCACGCGCCCGACGCGCGCGCTCGATCCGCGCGCGTGCTCGCTGCACCTCGGCAACGGTCCGGTCGCGGGGCCGGGCACGACCTACGCGGAGACCGAGATCACGGTGCCCGCGGCGGGTGAGTACCTCGTCCGCCTCGAGAGCCCGAACTCGGTCGAGCTCACCGTCGACGACGCGCGCGTGACGCGCATCGATCGCCGCAGCGAGATGATCTCGCGCATCACCTATCACCCGGTGCAGCTCACCGCGGGCACGCACCGCGTGATGGTGAAGACGGCCACGCGTCATCCGAACCCGCTGCTCGTGCTCTCGGTGCTCCCGGCGTCGACGTTCGGCGACGACTTCGGCGACGAGGCGCCCGCGGCCGATCGCCCGCTCGGCGTCGCGCTGCGCGCAGCGCGTGCGATCGCGCGCGCGGACTTCGTCGGCGCGCGCGAGACCCTCGCGCCCCACCTGCGCGACGATCAGGCCACCGGCGCGATGCTGGTGCTCGGCAGCATCGTCGCGCTCTCGGATCCGCTCACCGGCCAGCAGGTCGCGGCCGACGAAGGTCGTCGCCTGCTCACGCTCGCCGCGGAGCGCGATCCGCGCGCGTGGTACCCGCGGATGCAGCTCGCGAACCTCGAGCCCGACGAGCTCACGAAGATCCGCATGCTGCGCGACGCGATCCAGCAGTGGCCCGAGGTGCTCGTGTTGCCGCTGACGCTGATCGACGTGCTCGAGGCGCGCGGCTGGGAGGCGCAGACCGACGCGGCGATCACCCTCGCGCGTCAGGTCGCGCCGACGGCGTGCCGTCCGCGCCGCGCCGCGCTCAACGCCGCGCTCCGTCGTGGTCGCAGCAGCGAGGTCGGCGAGCTCTCGGAGGCGCTCGTCGCGTGCGACGCGCGCAGCGACGCGCGCCTGCAGCACGCGGTGCGTCAGCGCCGCTGGGAGGACGCGCAGCGAGAGGTCGCGCGCATCGCGTCGCTGGAGCCCCAGTCGAGCCGCTATCAGACCGCCGACGCGGAGCTCACGCTCGCGCGCCAGCGCGGTGACGACGCCGCGGTCGCGCGCCTGCTCACCGAGCTCGCGGAGCTGCGCCCGCGCGCCGAAGCGGTGGTGATGATGCAGGCCGATCGCATGCTCGCGGCGGGCGATGCCCAGGCCGCGCACCAGCGCATCGAGGCCGCGCTGCGCGAAGAGCCGGAGTCGATGGGCGACCTGCGTCGCATCCTGCGCGCGATCGGCGGCGCGAGCCCGATCGAGGCGTTCCGTCAGGACGGCGCGCGCGTGATCCGCGAGTACGAGGCGTCGGGCCACAGCTACGACGGACCGAAGGTGCTCGTGCTCGACTACACCGTCGTGCGCGTGTTCGACGACGGCTCGCAGCTCGAGCTCACGCACCAGATCGTGCGCGTGCAGAGCGAAGAAGCGGTCGACGACGAGGGCGAGTTCAGCCCGCCCGAGGACGCGCAGCTGCTCACGCTGCGGACCATCAAGGCCGACGGTCGCCGCCTCGAGCCCGACGAGATCCAGGGCAAGGACACGATCTCGATGCCCAACCTCGCGGTGGGCGACTACGTCGAGTACGAGTACCTGCGCGCCTCGCCCGCGCCCGGCGGGTTCCCCAACGGCGCGCTCGGCGATCGCTTCTACTTCGCGTCGTTCGAGGTGCCCTTCGATCGCAGCGAGCTCACGGTGATCTCGCCGCTCGCGATGGAGCTCGAGGTCGATCCGCGCGGCCCCGCGCCCGAGACCGAGACGACGACCGAGGACGGCCTCCGCGTGCGCCGCTGGCGCGTGCGCGAGAGCCGCCCGCACACCCAGGAGCCCGGCGCGGTCGCGGCGCGCGAGTACCTGCCGTCGATCCTCTGGGCCCACAACGCGACGTGGCCCGCGTACGTCGAGAGCCTGCGCGACGTGCTCGCGGACCGCGAGGTGCGCGACCCCGCGCACGTGCGCCTGGTGCGCGAGATCGTCGGCCAGGACGGCAATGCGTCGCCCGAGCAGCGCGCGCGCCGCATCTACCAGTGGGTCCTCACGAACGTCGAGGACACCAACGATCCCTTCGGTCAGGCGGCGACGATGGTGCACGCGCGCACCGGCAACCGCTCGCGCGTGCTGCTCTATCTGCTGCACATCGCGGGCATCGACGCGGACCTCGCGCTCGCGCGCAGCTTCGCGGGCGATGCGACCCAGAGCGATGTCGCGGACGACGAGACCTACGCGTTCCTCGTCGTGCGGATGCAGGGATCGTCGGGCCCGAACTGGCTCTGGCCCGGCGCGCGCGGCGCGCCCTTCGGGTTCCTCCCGCTCGAGCCGATGATCCGCGGCCAGCAGGCGCTGGTGCTGGACGAGCGCGGCGAGCGCACGACGGTCGGCGATCCCGGCATCGAGAGCGACCTGACGAACATCGAGCTCGACGTGCGGCTCGACGGCGAGGGCGGCGCGCACGTGGAGGTCGTCGAGACGTTCCGCGGCGCGGCGGCGGTGGCGTGGCGCAACCAGCTCGAGGGCGTGCCCGCGGCGCACCTCGAGGAGATCTTCGAGCGCCAGTACGTCGCGCGCATCGCGGGCGGCGCGCGCATGACCGAGCTGCGCATCACCGGGCGCGAGGACGCGGAGCAGCCGCTGGTGCTGCACTACGCGTTCGACGTCGCCCGCCTCGGGCGGCTCACCGGCGACGCGCACCTCGTGCCGCAGCTCTACTCGCTCGAGCTCGCGAGCAGCTACGCGCCGCTCGCGCGACGCGCGACGACGCAGGTGATGCCCGGCGGCGCGCGCGACGTGACGATGCGGGTGCACCTCCCTGAGGGCGCGCAGGCGCCGGTGCTGCCCGACGAGCGCACGATGGGCGGTCCCTCGGGCATGCAGGCGACGTGGCGGGCGAGCGCCCAGGGCAACGTCGTGACCGTCGAGCGTCGGGTGCGCCTGCCGCGCGCCCGCGTGACGCCGGAGCAGTACCCGGAGCTCGCGCGGTTCGCCCGCGCGTACGACGAGGCCGAGGCGATCGAGCTGCGCGTCGGGATGTGA
- a CDS encoding DUF3857 domain-containing protein, giving the protein MHDRTLLARTRHRSAAALGLALSLAASIHAPHADAQRRATASATTTGSARPYEARHRELVAEIGRAGRSSRAILPLIELWRMWNDVPPATTVASLERIVADRRLNGAVRQYAAQMLARARTRMGDPDASRRAFDELGYLRNWRVVGPFDNEGKAGFARADAPETTPDAGPFEGRVRSVDWRDFPDVSQYGYVSFDAVYRPDTNVCGYARTIVTSDRAQPLSLWLGGGGAVRAWWNGERVIEDAAYRQPDPDRAVAMVGAHQGENVLLVKACVTSTTWGFFARLGDATGAPARGVRSATMPTSSSLPSGHASGVRLPNPPEAPLTALERAASGERASASAIFDLARFLAFTGADDPAEQRAKQLAARAAQMQPIAPHLVLAAQLADERGEAMRFLDRAAQVAPADPRVLLAQARLASTGPSPEAALPILDRIPEGTLEWMDGVSLRAELLMSMGLPESARTVVNRAAALAPGTPRWLAMRISAAGATERRDDAVAMRAELAQLRWDDLGNRRALIADALQRGERDEVMRHLEVYRRLGADSVTTYVAVAEVLDALGDEAEMMGAYRAALDLAPEDADARVAYGRALLRGGQQDVAATMLREALALRPQDAETRELLETMAPESQRADEAFAASERDILARVREESGYPARVLQNLTVNTVFESGLGTSFRQLAVQIADDEGARDWRTFPIQFDPDVQRVTIRAARVYRGGQRLEAMQTFEQQLGEPWYRIWYDTRALVVVFPDLEPGDVVELRWRIDDVAERNQFDDYYGDLTYFAGPVPNARIEYVLMTPASRQFHFNEPRLPGLQHEQRVEEGRRIDRFVATDVPAIQSEDNMPGMTEVAPYLHVSTYRTWEDVGRWYWGLIRDQLYADENLRRVVADLVRDAPDTRTKVQRIYGWVIQNTRYVGLEFGIHGFLPYRVPQIVQRGFGDCKDKASLIYTMLREAGIDARIVLVRTRNNGAITDLPASLSVFDHAIAYVPELDLFLDGTAEYSGTNEFPQMDQGVTVLIVGPDGAELRRTPVLPAEQNERSRQIAIDLQNDGTGRIEVTEQVRGSEAPGYRVTYQAEGTRRERFERALRGLFPGIELRTQEFAGLTNYEEPIRIRYTADVPRLAVADADGLRVQATVLDDLTRSLARSATRRHPLDLRGTTRYVEERRIRVPQGMRVLHVPEGGEVSSEYGRLSLRFEQSEREIVARTEMALTRDRIAPEEYEAFRRWVEQADLILRQRIAIGGRR; this is encoded by the coding sequence TTGCACGATCGCACCCTCCTCGCGCGCACGCGCCACCGCAGCGCGGCCGCGCTGGGCCTCGCGCTGTCCCTCGCTGCTTCGATCCATGCGCCGCACGCGGACGCTCAGCGTCGCGCGACGGCGAGCGCGACCACCACCGGCAGCGCACGTCCCTACGAGGCGCGACACCGCGAGCTGGTCGCCGAGATCGGGCGCGCGGGGCGCTCGTCGCGCGCGATCCTCCCGCTGATCGAGCTGTGGCGGATGTGGAACGACGTTCCGCCCGCGACGACCGTCGCGTCGCTGGAGCGCATCGTCGCGGACCGCCGGCTGAACGGCGCGGTGAGGCAATACGCAGCACAGATGCTCGCGCGGGCCCGCACGCGGATGGGCGATCCCGATGCGTCGCGGCGCGCGTTCGACGAGCTCGGGTACCTGCGCAACTGGCGCGTGGTCGGGCCCTTCGACAACGAGGGCAAGGCCGGCTTCGCCCGGGCGGACGCGCCGGAGACGACCCCCGACGCCGGTCCCTTCGAGGGCCGCGTGCGCTCGGTCGACTGGCGCGATTTCCCCGACGTCTCGCAGTACGGGTACGTCTCGTTCGACGCGGTCTATCGGCCCGACACGAACGTGTGCGGCTACGCGCGCACCATCGTCACGAGCGATCGCGCGCAGCCGCTCTCGCTGTGGCTCGGCGGCGGCGGCGCGGTGCGCGCGTGGTGGAACGGCGAGCGCGTGATCGAGGACGCTGCGTATCGCCAGCCCGATCCCGATCGCGCGGTCGCGATGGTCGGCGCCCACCAGGGCGAGAACGTGCTGCTGGTGAAGGCGTGCGTGACCAGCACGACGTGGGGCTTCTTCGCGCGGCTCGGTGACGCGACCGGCGCGCCGGCGCGCGGCGTGCGCAGCGCGACGATGCCGACCTCGTCGTCGCTGCCGAGCGGGCACGCGTCGGGCGTGCGCCTGCCGAATCCCCCCGAGGCGCCGCTCACGGCGCTGGAGCGCGCGGCGAGCGGTGAGCGCGCGAGCGCGTCGGCGATCTTCGATCTCGCGCGCTTCCTCGCGTTCACCGGCGCGGACGATCCCGCGGAGCAGCGCGCGAAGCAGCTCGCGGCGCGTGCCGCGCAGATGCAGCCGATCGCGCCGCACCTCGTGCTCGCCGCGCAGCTCGCGGACGAGCGCGGCGAGGCGATGCGCTTCCTCGATCGCGCGGCGCAGGTCGCGCCCGCCGATCCGCGGGTGCTGCTCGCGCAGGCGCGCCTCGCCAGCACGGGCCCTTCGCCCGAGGCCGCGCTGCCGATCCTCGATCGCATCCCCGAGGGCACGCTCGAGTGGATGGACGGCGTGTCGCTGCGCGCCGAGCTCCTGATGTCGATGGGCCTGCCCGAGAGCGCGCGCACGGTGGTGAACCGTGCGGCGGCGCTCGCACCGGGCACGCCGCGCTGGCTCGCGATGCGGATCTCGGCGGCGGGCGCGACCGAGCGTCGCGACGACGCGGTGGCGATGCGCGCCGAGCTCGCGCAGCTGCGCTGGGACGATCTCGGCAACCGTCGCGCGCTGATCGCGGACGCGCTGCAGCGCGGGGAGCGCGACGAGGTGATGCGTCACCTCGAGGTGTATCGCCGGCTCGGCGCGGACTCGGTCACGACCTACGTCGCGGTCGCCGAGGTGCTCGACGCCCTGGGCGACGAAGCGGAGATGATGGGCGCGTACCGCGCCGCGCTCGATCTCGCGCCCGAGGACGCCGATGCGCGCGTCGCGTACGGGCGCGCGCTGCTGCGCGGCGGACAACAGGACGTCGCCGCCACGATGCTGCGCGAGGCGCTCGCGCTGCGCCCCCAGGACGCCGAGACGCGCGAGCTGCTGGAGACGATGGCGCCCGAGTCGCAGCGCGCCGACGAGGCGTTCGCGGCCAGCGAGCGCGACATCCTCGCGAGGGTGCGCGAGGAGTCGGGTTATCCCGCGCGGGTGCTGCAGAACCTGACGGTCAACACCGTGTTCGAGAGCGGCCTCGGCACGAGCTTCCGCCAGCTCGCGGTGCAGATCGCGGACGACGAAGGGGCGCGCGACTGGCGCACGTTCCCGATCCAGTTCGATCCCGACGTGCAGCGCGTGACCATCCGCGCGGCGCGCGTCTATCGCGGCGGGCAGCGGCTCGAGGCGATGCAGACGTTCGAGCAGCAGCTCGGCGAGCCCTGGTACCGCATCTGGTACGACACCCGCGCGCTCGTCGTGGTGTTCCCGGATCTCGAGCCCGGCGACGTGGTGGAGCTGCGCTGGCGCATCGACGACGTCGCGGAGCGCAACCAGTTCGACGACTACTACGGCGACCTCACGTACTTCGCGGGGCCGGTGCCCAACGCGCGCATCGAGTACGTGCTGATGACGCCGGCGTCGCGGCAGTTCCACTTCAACGAGCCGCGCCTGCCGGGCCTGCAGCACGAGCAGCGCGTCGAGGAAGGTCGCCGCATCGATCGCTTCGTCGCGACCGACGTCCCCGCGATCCAGAGCGAGGACAACATGCCGGGCATGACCGAGGTCGCGCCCTACCTGCACGTGTCGACCTACCGCACGTGGGAGGACGTCGGCCGCTGGTACTGGGGGCTGATCCGCGATCAGCTCTACGCCGACGAGAACCTGCGCCGGGTGGTCGCGGACCTGGTGCGCGACGCGCCGGACACCCGCACCAAGGTGCAGCGCATCTACGGCTGGGTGATCCAGAACACGCGCTACGTGGGCCTCGAGTTCGGCATCCACGGGTTCCTGCCGTATCGCGTCCCGCAGATCGTCCAGCGCGGGTTCGGCGACTGCAAGGACAAGGCGTCGCTCATCTACACGATGCTGCGCGAGGCCGGGATCGACGCGCGCATCGTGCTGGTGCGCACCCGCAACAACGGCGCGATCACCGACCTGCCGGCGTCGCTCTCGGTGTTCGATCACGCGATCGCGTACGTGCCCGAGCTCGACCTGTTCCTCGACGGAACGGCCGAGTACAGCGGCACGAACGAGTTCCCGCAGATGGATCAGGGCGTGACGGTGCTGATCGTCGGGCCCGACGGCGCGGAGCTGCGCCGCACGCCGGTGCTGCCCGCGGAGCAGAACGAGCGCTCGCGACAGATCGCGATCGATCTGCAGAACGACGGCACCGGGCGCATCGAGGTGACGGAGCAGGTGCGCGGCTCGGAGGCGCCCGGCTATCGCGTGACCTATCAGGCGGAAGGGACGCGTCGCGAGCGCTTCGAGCGTGCGCTGCGCGGGCTCTTCCCCGGCATCGAGCTGCGCACCCAGGAGTTCGCCGGGCTGACCAACTACGAGGAGCCGATCCGCATCCGCTACACCGCGGACGTGCCGCGCCTCGCGGTCGCCGACGCCGACGGGCTGCGGGTGCAGGCGACGGTGCTCGACGATCTGACGCGCAGCCTCGCGCGCTCGGCGACGCGCCGTCATCCGCTCGATCTGCGCGGCACGACTCGCTACGTCGAAGAGCGTCGCATCCGCGTGCCCCAGGGCATGCGCGTGCTGCACGTGCCGGAGGGCGGCGAGGTCAGCTCGGAGTACGGGCGCCTCTCGCTGCGCTTCGAGCAGAGCGAGCGCGAGATCGTCGCGCGCACCGAGATGGCGCTGACGCGCGATCGCATCGCGCCCGAAGAGTACGAGGCGTTCCGGCGATGGGTGGAGCAGGCGGACTTGATCCTTCGGCAGCGGATCGCGATCGGGGGGCGTCGATGA